A stretch of Pristiophorus japonicus isolate sPriJap1 chromosome 12, sPriJap1.hap1, whole genome shotgun sequence DNA encodes these proteins:
- the LOC139276909 gene encoding delayed-rectifier potassium channel regulatory subunit KCNS1 yields the protein MVNERLRSWDPKFEDQAINVNVGGLKKKLSSSTLSRFPNTRLGQLLACDSEESILRICDDYDVSKREFYFDRHPGLFPYVLNFYQTGKLHMMDELCVFSFSQEIEYWGINEFFLDSCCSYRYHDRKTESRRKNWDEESDVSSIDTSPDDISDFNRDLLRFRGMKYGNSRKQLWLTLENPGYSIPSRLFSFMSISVVLGSIATMCIHSMPEYQILDQNEEEVDDPRLQIVEHFCIAWFSMEVCSRLLLTPNLKRFCFHPLNMIDIVSVLPFYFTLLVDVIFGHTTDLENLGKVIQVLRLMRIFRVLKLARHSTGLRSLGATLKHSYREVGILLLYLGVGVCVFSGMAYTAEKDEDVGLDTIPACWWWGTVSMTTVGYGDVVPITVAGKLAASGCILGGILVVALPITIIFNKFSHFYRQQKALEDAVRGSRLQGKGTGDGDGGEGEGEGRPDDWGWRDPDRPEIEEPAAK from the exons ATGGTGAATGAGAGATTGCGAAGCTGGGATCCGAAGTTCGAGGATCAAGCTATCAATGTAAATGTTGGAGGGCTGAAGAAGAAGCTCAGTTCCAGCACCCTCTCCAGGTTCCCCAACACCAGGCTCGGCCAGTTGTTGGCCTGTGACTCCGAGGAGTCCATCCTCCGAATATGCGACGACTACGACGTCTCAAAGCGGGAGTTCTACTTCGACAGGCACCCGGGGCTTTTCCCATACGTCTTGAACTTTTACCAGACCGGGAAGCTGCACATGATGGACGAGCTCTGTGTCTTCTCCTTCTCGCAGGAGATCGAGTACTGGGGCATCAATGAGTTCTTCCTGGACTCCTGCTGCAGCTACCGTTACCACGACCGCAAGACCGAGAGCCGGCGCAAGAACTGGGACGAGGAGAGCGACGTGAGCAGCATCGACACCTCGCCGGACGACATCTCCGACTTCAACCGGGACCTGCTGAGGTTCCGCGGGATGAAGTACGGCAACTCCAGGAAGCAGCTGTGGCTGACCCTGGAGAACCCTGGCTACTCCATCCCCAGCCGGCTCTTCAGCTTCATGTCCATCAGCGTGGTGCTGGGCTCCATCGCCACCATGTGCATTCACAGCATGCCCGAGTACCAGATCCTGGATCAGAACGAGGAGGAGGTCGACGACCCCCGGCTACAGATCGTGGAGCACTTCTGCATCGCCTGGTTCTCCATGGAGGTGTGCTCGCGGCTGCTCCTCACCCCCAACCTCAAGCGGTTCTGTTTCCACCCGCTCAACATGATCGACATCGTGTCCGTGCTGCCCTTTTACTTCACGCTGCTGGTCGACGTGATCTTCGGCCACACCACTGATCTGGAGAACCTGGGGAAGGTGATTCAAGTGCTCAGGTTGATGAGGATTTTTAGGGTGCTCAAGTTAGCTCGTCACTCAACAGGACTGCGGTCATTGGGAGCTACCTTGAAG CACAGCTACCGGGAAGTGGGCATCCTGCTGCTGTACCTGGGCGTGGGGGTCTGCGTCTTCTCCGGCATGGCCTACACTGCCGAGAAGGACGAGGACGTCGGACTGGACACCATCCCGGCCTGCTGGTGGTGGGGCACGGTGAGCATGACCACGGTGGGCTACGGGGACGTGGTGCCCATCACCGTGGCGGGCAAGCTGGCGGCCTCGGGCTGCATCCTGGGCGGCATCCTGGTGGTGGCACTgcccatcaccatcatcttcaacaAGTTCTCGCACTTCTACCGGCAGCAGAAGGCGCTGGAGGACGCCGTGAGGGGCAGCCGGCTGCAGGGCAAAGGGACGGGGgatggggacgggggggagggggagggggagggacggccggacgactgggggtggagagacccCGACAGACCAGAGATCGAAGAGCCGGCCGCCAAGTAA